The Prosthecobacter algae genome has a segment encoding these proteins:
- a CDS encoding sugar phosphate isomerase/epimerase family protein: MSSRRTFFRQTLGAAALSLVPNVSNAAAAPRKLRKAIMGGTLGIKGTLMEKYAAAKAVGYEGVEPSGGMNQQEVLDALGASGLEAASVCCHTHWKQTLTHNDAAEREAGLQGVLTTLRDAKTYGAGSILVVPGVCNEEVPYDVAWERSITELKKAVPLAKELDVKISIENVWNNFILSPLEAVRFLEEIGDPIVGWHFDIGNVLRYGWPEQWIKVLGKRINRIHVKEYSTKKMKEEGVWKGFDCDLTEGDNNWPAIMKALDDVGYTGWAISEQRGGLNPNGLKMLTERMDRIFAM; this comes from the coding sequence ATGTCCTCCCGCCGTACCTTTTTCCGTCAAACTCTCGGGGCTGCCGCTCTCAGCCTCGTCCCGAATGTGTCCAACGCCGCTGCTGCCCCACGCAAGCTGCGCAAGGCCATCATGGGCGGGACCCTGGGCATCAAAGGCACGCTGATGGAGAAGTATGCGGCTGCGAAGGCGGTTGGTTATGAAGGGGTGGAACCGTCTGGCGGGATGAACCAGCAGGAAGTGCTGGACGCCCTCGGGGCCAGCGGTCTGGAGGCTGCCAGCGTCTGCTGCCACACACACTGGAAGCAGACCCTCACCCACAATGATGCGGCGGAACGTGAGGCGGGCTTGCAAGGCGTGCTGACGACGCTGCGCGATGCCAAGACCTATGGGGCGGGCTCCATCCTTGTCGTTCCCGGCGTCTGCAATGAAGAGGTGCCTTATGATGTGGCCTGGGAACGTTCCATCACGGAACTGAAAAAAGCCGTGCCCCTGGCCAAGGAACTGGACGTGAAGATCTCCATCGAGAACGTCTGGAACAATTTCATTCTCAGCCCGCTGGAGGCCGTGCGCTTTCTGGAAGAGATCGGCGATCCTATCGTGGGCTGGCATTTCGACATCGGCAATGTGCTGCGCTATGGCTGGCCGGAGCAGTGGATCAAGGTGCTGGGCAAGCGCATCAACCGCATCCACGTGAAGGAATACAGCACGAAGAAGATGAAGGAAGAAGGGGTGTGGAAGGGCTTTGACTGTGACCTGACGGAAGGGGACAACAACTGGCCCGCCATCATGAAGGCCCTCGACGATGTTGGCTACACAGGCTGGGCGATCAGCGAGCAGCGCGGCGGCCTGAACCCGAACGGCCTGAAGATGCTGACGGAGCGCATGGACCGCATCTTTGCGATGTGA
- a CDS encoding ABC transporter permease gives MKSRDLENTLAIFKREFLSYFNSPVLYVIVVIYLLATMAFTFFFGQMLLETNNASLTETFFAWHPWIYIVLAPAVGMRLWSEEHRLGTFELLMTMPLSPWQAIIGKFFAAAMVWLIGLALTFPVVITVCWLGNPDPGPMITGYAASYLYALGCLAVTSAASAYTRSQVVCFIVSVALCITLTLIGHPGILNTVLSTVPAALEPVVRFISYLSFMDHFFEMTRGIFVLRDVLYFVSVIAVALIITHMGLRSKRA, from the coding sequence ATGAAAAGCAGAGACCTGGAAAACACTCTGGCGATCTTTAAGCGGGAGTTCCTCTCCTACTTCAATTCGCCGGTGCTTTACGTCATTGTCGTGATCTACCTCCTGGCCACGATGGCTTTCACCTTCTTCTTCGGCCAGATGCTGCTGGAGACGAACAATGCCTCGCTGACCGAAACCTTCTTTGCCTGGCATCCCTGGATCTACATCGTGCTGGCCCCTGCCGTGGGCATGCGCCTGTGGTCTGAGGAGCACCGCCTGGGCACCTTCGAACTGTTGATGACCATGCCCCTGTCTCCCTGGCAGGCCATCATTGGCAAGTTCTTTGCCGCAGCGATGGTCTGGCTCATCGGTCTGGCCCTAACCTTCCCGGTGGTGATCACCGTCTGCTGGTTGGGCAATCCGGATCCGGGCCCGATGATCACTGGTTATGCCGCGAGCTACCTGTATGCCCTCGGTTGTCTCGCCGTCACCAGCGCCGCCAGTGCTTACACCCGCAGTCAGGTGGTCTGCTTCATCGTCTCCGTGGCCCTCTGCATCACGCTGACGCTGATCGGCCACCCCGGGATCTTGAACACCGTGCTCAGCACCGTTCCTGCCGCCCTCGAGCCTGTGGTCCGTTTCATCAGCTACCTCAGCTTCATGGATCACTTCTTTGAAATGACCCGCGGCATCTTCGTCCTGCGTGACGTGCTGTACTTCGTTTCCGTGATCGCCGTCGCCCTCATCATCACCCACATGGGCCTGCGCTCCAAGCGCGCCTGA
- a CDS encoding ABC transporter ATP-binding protein codes for MIQVQNLRKVFGSKVAVDDVSFSVEKGQVLGFLGPNGAGKSTSMRMVTGYFRPTSGNISIGGVNMLEEPELAKRSIGYLPENAPLYSDMTVASFLGFCAEIRGVTGAAKSKAIDRVLELCFLESVRNQSVDTLSKGYRHRTCFAQSIIHDPEVLILDEPTDGLDPNQKHEVRGLIKRMGETKAIIFSTHILEEVEAACSRAIIIDRGKVVADGTPDQLKKLVPGVNSLDEVFRAITRPDTVK; via the coding sequence ATGATCCAAGTGCAAAACCTCCGAAAAGTGTTCGGCAGCAAGGTGGCGGTGGACGACGTCTCCTTCTCTGTCGAAAAGGGTCAGGTCCTCGGCTTCCTCGGGCCCAACGGCGCTGGCAAATCCACCTCCATGCGCATGGTCACCGGCTACTTCCGCCCGACCTCCGGCAACATCAGCATTGGTGGCGTCAACATGCTGGAAGAGCCGGAACTGGCCAAGCGGTCCATCGGCTACCTGCCAGAAAACGCCCCCCTGTATTCCGACATGACCGTGGCGAGCTTCCTCGGCTTCTGTGCTGAGATTCGCGGCGTCACCGGCGCTGCCAAGAGCAAGGCCATCGACCGCGTCCTGGAACTCTGCTTCCTGGAAAGCGTGCGCAATCAGAGCGTGGACACCCTTTCCAAGGGCTACCGCCACCGCACCTGCTTTGCCCAAAGCATCATTCACGATCCGGAAGTGCTCATTCTCGACGAGCCGACCGACGGTCTGGACCCCAACCAGAAGCATGAAGTGCGCGGCCTCATCAAGCGCATGGGCGAAACCAAGGCTATCATCTTCTCCACCCACATTCTGGAAGAAGTGGAGGCCGCCTGCTCCCGCGCCATCATCATTGACCGTGGCAAAGTCGTCGCGGACGGCACACCGGACCAGCTCAAGAAGCTCGTCCCCGGCGTCAACTCGCTGGATGAAGTGTTCCGCGCTATCACCCGTCCCGATACGGTGAAGTAA
- a CDS encoding neutral/alkaline non-lysosomal ceramidase N-terminal domain-containing protein has protein sequence MRRRLFSGCLLALLLPAFSAQAEFKAGAFAQDISPTQFPTPVNGSMKGNFAQGITDPMHARCLALHDGQRALVYVVVDACMIPREICEDAKALAAKETGIPAAHILISATHTHSAATLAGVFQSDPDPEYVKTVAPRIAAGIAQAVKNLEPAEFGWAFGSDPAHVFNRRWHMKEGQYYENPFGITTDRAKMNPGNVSTSVSVPTSAVDQDVAVIAVRALADKRPIGLLANYSLHYVGGNTAISADYFGAFAREIGSRLGAGDPRYTGKPAFVGILSNGTSGNINNINFGSSIRYKRNPGEQINIVARSVADATQGAYDTIKWESKITLDSEETDLQLGVRKGNAQDLAQAKEWLATIPKDKDGQWADKKAIYARETLLLADYPDTVPVKLQAHRIGTLSVASIPCEVFVQIGLRLKQTTPFLRHFTISLANGYNGYLPTEEDHAMGGYETWRARSSYLEVPASTKVTEKLEDMLATLKRRAQ, from the coding sequence ATGCGCCGCCGCCTCTTCTCCGGTTGTCTTCTTGCCCTGCTCCTGCCCGCGTTTTCGGCCCAGGCTGAATTTAAGGCCGGAGCCTTTGCCCAGGACATCTCGCCCACCCAATTCCCCACCCCCGTCAATGGCAGCATGAAGGGCAACTTTGCCCAGGGAATCACCGATCCCATGCACGCCCGCTGCTTGGCCCTGCATGATGGCCAGCGCGCCCTGGTTTATGTCGTGGTGGATGCCTGCATGATCCCGCGCGAGATCTGCGAAGACGCCAAGGCCCTCGCCGCCAAGGAAACCGGCATCCCCGCCGCGCACATCCTCATCTCCGCCACCCACACCCACTCTGCCGCCACCCTCGCCGGCGTATTTCAGAGCGACCCCGATCCCGAGTATGTCAAAACCGTGGCCCCGCGCATCGCCGCCGGTATCGCCCAGGCCGTGAAAAATCTGGAGCCCGCCGAGTTCGGCTGGGCCTTTGGCAGCGATCCCGCCCACGTCTTCAACCGCCGCTGGCACATGAAGGAAGGCCAGTACTACGAAAATCCTTTCGGCATCACGACCGACCGCGCCAAGATGAACCCCGGTAACGTCAGCACTAGCGTCTCCGTTCCCACTTCCGCCGTGGATCAGGACGTCGCCGTCATCGCCGTCCGCGCCCTTGCCGACAAACGTCCCATCGGCCTGTTGGCCAACTACAGCCTCCACTACGTCGGCGGCAACACCGCCATCAGTGCCGACTACTTCGGCGCTTTTGCCCGTGAAATCGGCAGCCGCCTGGGCGCTGGAGATCCCCGCTACACTGGCAAGCCCGCCTTTGTCGGCATCCTGTCCAACGGCACCAGCGGCAACATCAACAACATCAACTTCGGCTCCTCCATCCGCTACAAGCGCAACCCCGGAGAGCAGATCAACATCGTCGCCCGCAGCGTCGCCGATGCCACTCAGGGGGCCTATGACACCATCAAGTGGGAGTCCAAAATCACCCTCGATTCCGAAGAGACCGATCTCCAGTTAGGCGTTCGCAAAGGCAACGCGCAGGACCTCGCCCAGGCCAAAGAATGGCTGGCCACCATCCCCAAAGACAAGGACGGCCAGTGGGCCGACAAAAAAGCCATTTACGCCCGCGAAACCCTGCTGCTGGCCGACTACCCGGACACCGTCCCCGTGAAGCTCCAGGCCCACCGCATCGGCACCCTCAGCGTCGCCTCCATCCCCTGCGAAGTCTTTGTGCAGATCGGCCTCCGGCTGAAGCAGACCACCCCCTTCCTCCGCCACTTCACCATCTCCCTCGCCAATGGCTACAACGGCTACCTCCCCACGGAGGAAGACCATGCCATGGGCGGTTATGAAACCTGGCGTGCCCGCAGCAGCTACCTGGAAGTCCCCGCCTCCACCAAAGTCACCGAAAAGCTGGAAGACATGCTCGCTACCCTGAAACGCCGGGCTCAATAA
- a CDS encoding GldG family protein — MNLNSKEGTAGITALLVIAIVFAVNFLVGGLGLGNARVDLTQNKLYTLTEGTRNILDRLNPDKPVTIRYYETTDDRIMPPQLKMRATVVRDLLLEFQTAAKGKLILERLNPNPNTEDEDRAREDDIQGLPVNQDGDMLYFGMAIQSAANKEVLPFLSPEQETSLEYNITRAIQKVSQTSKTVIGVMTSMPIMGSPMFPFQQQQRSQQPWILIQRLRMDYEVRDVPMSSDKIDSDINTLVVIHPADITETAEYAIDQYLLKGGKVIALVDPQSIVAKRVYSNQPNPMTGQPGGVINPASDLANLFKAWGVSFTKNQVVADVNYRSPQGGQNPLDLELPAEALDQTDRMTSNLQPLRMLVSGAFTIDPRDGIQSTILASSSKANELLDVSEAESLTPERMNTFSATGRPQILAVRLSGKFKTAFPGGRPKGPAASPESGGAQEDATAPKPADAPTAAPAPAPAPAPTAAAAPAAPAPTAPVTAPATPVVSAPAAPKAEAPAAPNAPAKKEEFNISDGTIKESVSNEGVVVLFGDADMMYDELCVGRDRVTGEMVAANANLPLMLNAIEVLSGGGDLLQVRGRAATQRPFLKMAELREKVDQKYRPQRQALQAKLDETAQKMGPLRVKDGQLADPRQIKELNELMKTQSDINRQIREVKREQNKEIEFTKSMIVLLNFLAVPLLVISLGLLLAMRRRAVTAAV, encoded by the coding sequence ATGAATTTGAACAGCAAAGAAGGCACCGCGGGCATCACGGCCCTGCTGGTTATCGCCATCGTTTTTGCCGTGAACTTCCTGGTTGGCGGCCTCGGCCTGGGCAATGCCCGCGTGGACCTCACCCAGAACAAGCTCTACACGCTGACCGAAGGCACGCGTAACATCCTGGACCGGCTGAACCCAGACAAGCCGGTGACCATCCGCTACTACGAAACGACGGATGACCGCATCATGCCGCCCCAGCTCAAGATGCGCGCCACGGTGGTGCGCGATCTCCTGCTGGAGTTCCAGACGGCGGCCAAGGGCAAGCTCATCCTGGAAAGGCTGAACCCCAATCCGAACACCGAAGATGAAGACCGCGCCCGCGAGGACGACATCCAAGGTCTGCCTGTGAACCAGGATGGCGACATGCTTTACTTTGGCATGGCCATTCAGTCGGCCGCCAACAAGGAAGTGCTGCCCTTCCTGAGCCCGGAACAGGAAACCTCGCTGGAATACAACATCACCCGCGCCATCCAGAAGGTCTCCCAGACCTCCAAGACCGTCATTGGTGTGATGACCTCCATGCCGATCATGGGCTCCCCGATGTTCCCCTTTCAACAGCAGCAGCGCAGCCAGCAGCCGTGGATCCTCATTCAGCGCCTGCGCATGGACTATGAAGTGCGTGACGTGCCGATGAGCTCCGACAAGATTGATTCGGACATCAACACGCTGGTGGTCATCCACCCGGCGGACATCACGGAGACTGCCGAGTACGCGATTGACCAATACCTGCTCAAGGGTGGCAAGGTGATCGCCCTGGTGGATCCGCAGAGCATTGTGGCCAAGCGTGTGTACAGCAACCAGCCGAACCCGATGACCGGCCAGCCCGGCGGTGTCATCAATCCGGCGTCTGACCTGGCCAACCTGTTCAAGGCCTGGGGCGTCTCCTTCACCAAGAACCAGGTCGTGGCCGATGTGAACTATCGCAGTCCACAGGGTGGCCAGAATCCCCTCGACCTGGAGCTTCCGGCTGAGGCGCTGGACCAGACCGACCGCATGACCTCCAACCTGCAGCCCTTGCGCATGCTGGTGAGCGGAGCCTTCACCATTGATCCCCGTGATGGCATCCAGTCCACCATCCTGGCCAGCAGCTCTAAGGCCAATGAACTGTTGGACGTTTCTGAAGCCGAGTCTCTGACCCCGGAACGCATGAACACCTTCAGCGCCACGGGCCGCCCACAGATCCTCGCGGTGCGTCTGAGCGGCAAGTTCAAGACCGCCTTCCCAGGTGGTCGCCCGAAAGGCCCTGCAGCCAGCCCTGAATCCGGCGGCGCACAGGAAGATGCCACGGCACCTAAACCTGCCGATGCGCCCACAGCCGCTCCAGCACCGGCCCCTGCGCCAGCACCAACTGCCGCCGCTGCTCCTGCGGCCCCCGCACCTACGGCTCCTGTCACGGCACCCGCAACGCCCGTTGTTTCGGCCCCGGCTGCGCCGAAGGCTGAAGCTCCTGCTGCCCCCAATGCTCCAGCGAAGAAGGAAGAGTTCAACATCAGCGACGGCACCATCAAGGAATCCGTCAGCAATGAAGGCGTGGTCGTCCTCTTCGGCGACGCTGACATGATGTATGACGAGCTCTGCGTGGGCCGTGACCGCGTCACGGGTGAGATGGTGGCTGCGAATGCCAACCTGCCTCTGATGCTCAACGCCATCGAAGTCCTCAGCGGCGGTGGTGACCTCCTGCAGGTGCGTGGCCGTGCTGCCACCCAGCGCCCCTTCCTGAAAATGGCTGAACTGCGTGAGAAGGTGGACCAGAAGTACCGCCCACAGCGCCAGGCCCTCCAGGCGAAACTGGACGAAACCGCCCAGAAGATGGGCCCCCTGCGCGTGAAGGACGGCCAGTTGGCCGACCCACGTCAGATCAAGGAACTGAACGAGCTGATGAAGACCCAGTCTGACATCAACCGCCAGATTCGCGAAGTGAAGCGGGAACAGAACAAGGAGATCGAGTTCACGAAGTCCATGATCGTCCTTCTCAACTTCTTGGCCGTGCCGTTGCTCGTCATCAGTCTTGGCCTGCTGCTGGCCATGCGTCGTCGTGCGGTTACCGCTGCCGTCTGA
- a CDS encoding DUF4340 domain-containing protein — protein MKKILILLIILGGLVGAGIVYQKQQNSVLNTAANTGVKVREQLLPDLDILAVKKIRVKDAKSEATVSLAEDGKSASIEQRGGYPASMDRISTVIQELYEQRIANKQQVRKGAWAEIQVQPPGEGSEGVGTQVELIGEGGKIIKSLILGKTIDTAGGRASNQFGGSGQRFVRIPDDGDTIWVVSNPFTDLEPKPETWLDKAFIDIQRIKEITLVPPQADEGWKVDRPNDAAMEFALMDAKPGEALDAAKLPVGNLLSTPVFNDVVTKEESAKVLKGASKVNIVTFDGFVYDLEVVKQPSADGVGRFYLSVNVKGNFPKSRPPVKDEKEEDKKKADEAFAAKTKELEAKLAREQKFAGWAFEVSEYTVNNLFKKRSEIVKVAAKATPAPAAPGAPAPAGASLPFPTAPSAPAPAPAAAPAPASAATPPVAAPAAPQPAAAPAPAKE, from the coding sequence ATGAAGAAGATTCTCATTCTCCTCATCATCCTCGGCGGGCTGGTCGGAGCCGGCATTGTCTACCAGAAACAGCAGAACTCCGTGCTCAACACCGCCGCCAATACGGGTGTGAAAGTGCGCGAGCAACTGCTGCCCGACCTCGACATCCTGGCGGTGAAAAAGATCCGTGTGAAAGACGCGAAATCGGAAGCCACCGTCAGCCTTGCTGAGGATGGCAAAAGCGCCAGCATCGAGCAGCGCGGCGGTTATCCAGCCAGCATGGACCGCATCAGCACGGTGATCCAGGAGCTGTATGAGCAGCGCATCGCCAACAAGCAGCAGGTCCGCAAGGGCGCCTGGGCCGAAATCCAGGTGCAGCCTCCCGGAGAAGGCAGTGAAGGCGTGGGCACGCAAGTGGAGCTGATCGGTGAAGGGGGCAAGATCATCAAGTCCCTGATCCTCGGCAAGACCATTGACACGGCAGGCGGCCGTGCCAGCAACCAGTTCGGTGGCAGCGGCCAGCGCTTCGTGCGCATCCCAGATGATGGAGACACCATCTGGGTCGTCAGCAATCCGTTCACGGACCTGGAGCCCAAGCCGGAAACCTGGCTGGACAAGGCCTTCATTGACATTCAGCGCATCAAGGAAATCACCCTGGTGCCGCCGCAGGCCGACGAAGGCTGGAAAGTGGACCGCCCGAATGATGCGGCCATGGAGTTCGCGCTCATGGATGCCAAGCCCGGCGAAGCCCTGGATGCTGCCAAGCTGCCCGTGGGCAACCTGCTTTCCACCCCGGTCTTCAACGACGTGGTGACAAAGGAAGAAAGTGCCAAGGTGCTGAAGGGTGCCTCGAAAGTGAACATCGTCACCTTTGACGGTTTTGTTTACGATCTTGAGGTGGTCAAGCAGCCTTCCGCTGATGGTGTGGGGCGCTTTTACCTGAGCGTGAATGTGAAGGGCAACTTCCCCAAATCACGCCCGCCTGTGAAGGACGAGAAGGAAGAGGACAAGAAGAAGGCCGATGAAGCCTTTGCCGCGAAGACCAAGGAACTGGAAGCCAAGCTGGCCAGAGAGCAGAAGTTCGCCGGATGGGCCTTTGAAGTCTCCGAATACACGGTGAACAACCTCTTCAAGAAGCGCAGTGAAATCGTGAAAGTGGCCGCCAAGGCAACTCCTGCCCCTGCGGCACCTGGAGCCCCGGCACCTGCTGGCGCATCGCTGCCTTTCCCGACCGCTCCGTCTGCCCCCGCACCAGCCCCGGCTGCTGCACCAGCACCGGCTTCGGCAGCGACACCGCCTGTCGCTGCTCCAGCGGCACCTCAGCCAGCGGCTGCCCCAGCCCCTGCGAAGGAATAA
- a CDS encoding Gfo/Idh/MocA family oxidoreductase, producing the protein MKRVPLSSRRQFLAKSAGVLGFPAIIPASVLGQNAPSNKITMAVLGWGMMGPSNTNKFLAEADCQIVAACDIDKRNLEKAVGTVNAAYKNTDCKGYHDYREVMARKDIDTVMLALPDNWHALTSIEAAKNGKDIYGEKPLARTIAEQQAIVNAVKRYGRIWQTGSWQRSENNFRIGAEVVRNGLIGKLTHVEVGLPAGHNDFAKTGDKRSVTPPPAELDYEMWIGPAAMQDYIECRVHKNWRWDYNIGGGQLLDWIGHHCDIAHWGMDMDSSGPSLIKPLQVDMPPRTDIWNTATKYRAEASYAGDIVMTIAGGHEDIKMGTKWIGTDGWVHVNRGSYDASKPELKKVIKKREGDKVVEAATAPKLGDDVIRTRLYETPGHHRNFLDCVKNRKPTVTPVETAHRSATPGHLALIAFLVNRPIKWDPVKEIILDDPEASKLLTREYRGPWKLEA; encoded by the coding sequence ATGAAACGTGTTCCCCTTTCTTCTCGCCGTCAGTTCCTGGCCAAGTCGGCCGGTGTGCTCGGATTTCCGGCCATCATCCCGGCCAGTGTGCTGGGACAAAACGCCCCCTCCAATAAGATCACCATGGCCGTGCTGGGATGGGGTATGATGGGCCCCAGCAACACCAACAAGTTCCTGGCTGAGGCCGACTGCCAGATCGTGGCCGCCTGTGATATTGACAAGCGCAACCTGGAAAAGGCCGTGGGCACCGTCAATGCCGCCTACAAAAACACCGACTGCAAAGGCTATCACGACTACCGCGAGGTGATGGCCCGCAAGGACATTGACACCGTCATGCTGGCCCTGCCGGACAACTGGCATGCGCTGACCTCCATCGAAGCCGCCAAGAACGGCAAGGACATCTATGGTGAAAAGCCCCTGGCCCGTACCATTGCCGAGCAGCAGGCTATCGTGAATGCCGTCAAACGTTATGGCCGCATCTGGCAGACGGGCTCCTGGCAGCGCAGCGAGAACAATTTCCGCATCGGCGCGGAGGTCGTGCGCAACGGACTCATCGGCAAGCTTACCCATGTGGAAGTGGGCCTGCCCGCAGGGCACAACGACTTTGCCAAAACCGGCGACAAGCGCAGCGTCACCCCGCCACCGGCGGAGCTGGACTATGAGATGTGGATCGGGCCTGCGGCGATGCAGGACTACATCGAGTGCCGCGTGCACAAGAACTGGCGCTGGGACTACAACATCGGCGGGGGCCAGCTTCTTGATTGGATCGGCCACCACTGCGACATCGCCCACTGGGGCATGGACATGGACAGCAGCGGCCCTTCCCTCATCAAGCCTTTGCAGGTGGACATGCCACCGCGCACGGACATCTGGAACACGGCGACCAAGTACCGCGCCGAAGCGAGCTATGCAGGTGACATCGTGATGACCATCGCTGGCGGTCATGAGGACATCAAGATGGGCACCAAGTGGATCGGCACGGATGGCTGGGTGCATGTGAACCGGGGCTCCTACGATGCCTCCAAGCCTGAGCTGAAGAAGGTCATCAAGAAGCGTGAGGGAGACAAGGTGGTGGAAGCGGCCACGGCCCCGAAACTGGGAGATGATGTCATCAGGACCCGTCTCTATGAAACCCCAGGCCATCATCGCAACTTCCTGGACTGTGTGAAGAACCGCAAGCCAACGGTGACCCCTGTGGAGACGGCCCACCGCAGCGCCACACCGGGTCACTTGGCCCTGATCGCATTCCTGGTGAATCGTCCGATCAAGTGGGATCCGGTGAAGGAGATCATCCTGGACGATCCGGAAGCCAGCAAGCTGCTGACCCGCGAGTATCGCGGTCCCTGGAAGCTGGAAGCTTAA
- a CDS encoding sulfatase → MKHFLLLFVFAVHTWAADTRPNVLLMVSDDLAATLGSYGHPQAQTPHLDALAREGVLFSRAYCQFPHCNPSRSSFLSGLRPNQTRVTDNADSLYVNIPDVLTLPHHFRQQGYATARCGKLFHLGIPTGLESMDDPQAWDFGTPFKDERPYPPKRSSAVTVQTGKKQGLVWQEIPGDDDQLCDGAFATTAIGWLKKRDADKPFFLAVGFHRPHLPLVAPAKYFDLYPLDKITLPDAPANDVEDIPAPARNGSVPGYAMTSTPEQRRASIRAYLACVSYVDTQAGRLLASLKEQGLLENTIVIFTSDHGWHLGEHGLWHKRSLFEESARVPLIVSAPGMKGNGRTALGLAELTDLYPTLCDLCGIPAPSHLQGKSLRPVLNDPASSVHEAAFTQARRGKDAQHWGRSVRTARWRCTEWDEGRNGIELYDHEADPHEYTNLAQAPEHASILKELRALLAQQLPPMALPEQR, encoded by the coding sequence ATGAAGCATTTCCTTCTCCTCTTTGTCTTCGCCGTCCACACCTGGGCTGCGGACACCCGGCCGAATGTCCTGCTCATGGTGTCGGACGATCTCGCCGCCACGCTTGGCAGCTACGGCCATCCTCAGGCGCAGACTCCGCATCTGGATGCCTTGGCCAGGGAAGGGGTGCTCTTCAGCCGGGCCTACTGCCAGTTCCCTCACTGCAATCCCTCCCGCTCCTCTTTCCTTAGCGGCCTGCGGCCTAACCAGACACGTGTCACGGACAATGCCGACAGCCTTTACGTCAACATCCCAGACGTCCTCACCCTGCCGCATCACTTCCGCCAGCAAGGCTACGCCACCGCCCGCTGTGGCAAGCTCTTCCACCTCGGCATTCCCACGGGCCTGGAAAGCATGGACGATCCTCAGGCCTGGGACTTCGGCACGCCCTTCAAGGATGAGCGCCCCTATCCGCCCAAACGTAGCTCTGCCGTCACCGTCCAGACCGGCAAGAAGCAGGGTCTCGTCTGGCAGGAAATCCCGGGGGATGACGACCAGCTCTGCGACGGTGCCTTTGCCACCACCGCCATCGGCTGGCTGAAGAAGCGCGATGCCGACAAGCCCTTCTTCCTCGCCGTCGGCTTTCACCGTCCGCATCTGCCCCTCGTTGCTCCGGCCAAGTACTTTGACCTCTATCCTCTGGATAAGATCACTCTGCCTGACGCTCCCGCCAATGATGTCGAGGACATCCCCGCCCCGGCTCGCAATGGTTCCGTGCCCGGTTATGCCATGACCTCCACGCCCGAACAGCGCCGCGCCTCCATCCGCGCTTACCTCGCCTGTGTCAGTTATGTGGATACGCAGGCTGGTCGTCTGCTGGCCTCGCTGAAGGAACAGGGCCTGTTGGAGAATACCATCGTCATCTTCACCAGTGACCACGGCTGGCATCTCGGTGAGCATGGCCTCTGGCACAAACGCAGCCTCTTTGAGGAAAGCGCCCGCGTTCCGCTCATCGTCTCCGCGCCCGGCATGAAGGGCAATGGCCGCACCGCCCTGGGCCTCGCGGAGCTTACCGATCTCTATCCCACGCTCTGCGACCTCTGCGGCATTCCGGCCCCTTCTCACTTGCAGGGCAAAAGCCTCCGCCCTGTGCTGAACGACCCTGCCTCATCTGTCCATGAGGCCGCCTTCACTCAGGCCCGCCGTGGCAAAGACGCGCAGCATTGGGGCCGCAGCGTGCGCACCGCCCGCTGGCGCTGTACGGAGTGGGACGAGGGCCGCAACGGCATCGAACTCTACGATCACGAGGCCGATCCGCATGAATACACCAATCTCGCCCAGGCCCCGGAGCATGCCTCCATTTTGAAAGAACTGCGTGCCTTGCTCGCCCAACAACTTCCGCCGATGGCGCTTCCTGAGCAACGCTGA